The Bacillus sp. Y1 genome has a window encoding:
- a CDS encoding DUF1772 domain-containing protein encodes MDFLGFITLIIAGFTACAEFTSFALVHPVIRHLPQKYHIRFEQDSLKTYGLIMPILMPLSVILTVIYALFTNQIGGFELTIRFSTATMFILATVITIKYNVPINKEIQQWDADHPPTDWMEIRKRWMFFQSIRSWLLLIGFVLLCLSVSN; translated from the coding sequence TTGGATTTTTTAGGTTTTATTACATTGATAATAGCTGGATTCACTGCTTGTGCTGAGTTTACTTCATTTGCCTTAGTACATCCAGTTATCCGTCATTTACCGCAAAAGTACCATATACGTTTTGAACAAGATTCACTGAAAACATATGGACTCATTATGCCCATATTAATGCCTTTAAGTGTAATTCTAACCGTAATATACGCATTATTTACTAATCAAATAGGTGGTTTCGAACTTACTATCCGTTTTTCTACTGCTACGATGTTTATTTTAGCAACAGTAATAACTATTAAATATAATGTTCCAATTAACAAGGAAATTCAACAATGGGATGCCGATCATCCACCCACTGATTGGATGGAGATAAGAAAACGTTGGATGTTCTTTCAATCTATTCGATCTTGGTTGCTTCTTATTGGTTTCGTGTTACTTTGTTTATCGGTTTCAAATTAG
- a CDS encoding DUF1801 domain-containing protein codes for MTNSRINPKVDDYLSKTKKWKEESERLRHIVLDCDLTEEFKWMHPCYTFEKKNIVLIHGFKEYCALLFHKGALLKDPHGILVQQTENVQAARQIRFTNLQEIVELEPILREYILEAIEVEKAGLEVTLKKNTEFIIPEELQNKFDETPDLKTAFEALTPGRQRAYILYFSQPKQSKTRVSRVENCMEKILSGKGLKDCTCGLSQKMPSCDGSHKNIR; via the coding sequence GTGACAAATAGTAGAATCAATCCAAAAGTTGATGATTATTTAAGTAAAACTAAAAAATGGAAGGAAGAATCTGAGAGGTTGAGACATATTGTTCTTGACTGTGATCTGACTGAAGAGTTTAAGTGGATGCATCCGTGTTATACGTTTGAGAAAAAAAACATCGTTTTAATACATGGATTTAAAGAATATTGTGCGCTTCTGTTTCACAAGGGTGCCTTATTAAAAGATCCCCATGGAATTCTTGTCCAACAAACCGAGAATGTACAGGCGGCACGCCAAATTCGATTCACCAATCTTCAAGAAATAGTTGAACTAGAACCCATTTTGAGAGAATACATTCTTGAAGCCATTGAAGTTGAAAAAGCCGGTTTGGAAGTGACTTTAAAAAAGAATACAGAATTCATCATTCCAGAAGAACTTCAAAATAAATTCGATGAAACACCAGACTTGAAAACTGCTTTTGAAGCATTGACGCCAGGACGGCAAAGAGCATACATTCTTTATTTTTCTCAACCGAAACAATCCAAAACTCGAGTGTCAAGGGTTGAAAATTGTATGGAGAAAATTCTCAGTGGAAAGGGATTAAAGGATTGCACTTGTGGACTATCTCAAAAAATGCCCTCCTGTGACGGCTCGCACAAGAACATTCGATAA
- a CDS encoding VOC family protein: MGKVTPFLMFQDGKAEEAMNYYISIIKDSEITSIVRYGANESGDEGTVMQATFSLKGQEFMCIDSNLKHQFSFTPSISIFVTCDSEEEINSIYQKLIEGGQALMPIGDYGFSQRFGWLNDRFGVSWQLNLPS; encoded by the coding sequence ATGGGAAAAGTTACACCATTCTTAATGTTTCAAGATGGTAAAGCAGAAGAAGCAATGAATTATTACATATCAATCATAAAGGATTCAGAGATTACAAGTATTGTTCGCTATGGAGCGAATGAATCTGGAGATGAAGGAACAGTAATGCAGGCTACTTTTTCTTTAAAAGGGCAAGAATTTATGTGTATTGATAGTAATCTGAAGCATCAGTTTTCATTTACTCCTTCCATTTCAATTTTTGTTACTTGTGATAGTGAAGAGGAAATTAATAGCATTTATCAGAAACTTATCGAGGGTGGACAAGCGCTTATGCCAATTGGGGATTATGGTTTTAGTCAAAGGTTTGGTTGGTTAAATGATCGCTTTGGTGTGTCGTGGCAACTAAATCTTCCTTCGTGA
- a CDS encoding SpoIID/LytB domain-containing protein, whose protein sequence is MKTLILIISTVFLLIFANEVQAEEMISVRLRNYIGDTSKLPFHIKGAYSTLDPALMVNEGDEYTLSFKGGKMFLTCGESTTEIDSPFILYPYAYDEKHLIYIDGRPYMGAVEFNIEEKNIRPVNQILLEDYLKGVVPFEVFPEWNIEALKAQTLAARTYTITHKNPKLDDTIQYQVYGGYNQFKKTKKAVIDTKGEIITFQDKPISAFYSASNGGITESNKNVWGGSPSPYFPIKQDPYDPIKPWDFTLHKTQIDLEEIRSKGWNELKEKDGKISVSIKKWLNRNGYEGDIKILSIPYFEVDNIKNESKRSMKGSIQIEFMRRLIDGTILFEEVSMDHVELKKIRPMIGGSHFRSYLISSFEMTPTSYKVSGKGHGHGVGMSQWGANEMAEKGKTYKEILGHYYPGTQVKVTKTFPDN, encoded by the coding sequence ATGAAAACACTTATTCTTATAATTTCCACAGTTTTTTTACTAATATTCGCTAATGAAGTGCAAGCGGAAGAGATGATTTCAGTGAGATTAAGAAATTATATCGGAGACACCTCTAAATTACCATTTCACATAAAAGGAGCTTATTCAACTTTAGATCCAGCATTGATGGTAAATGAAGGGGATGAATATACACTTTCGTTTAAAGGTGGGAAAATGTTTCTTACTTGTGGAGAGTCAACAACGGAAATAGATAGTCCGTTTATTTTATATCCATATGCTTATGATGAAAAGCACCTAATATACATTGATGGAAGACCTTATATGGGTGCGGTAGAGTTTAATATAGAAGAAAAAAACATTAGACCAGTTAATCAAATACTTTTAGAGGATTACTTAAAGGGTGTAGTCCCATTTGAAGTGTTTCCCGAATGGAATATAGAGGCCTTAAAAGCACAAACGTTAGCTGCTCGTACTTATACAATCACCCATAAGAATCCCAAACTAGACGATACCATTCAATATCAAGTCTACGGAGGGTACAATCAATTCAAGAAAACCAAAAAGGCTGTAATTGATACGAAAGGAGAAATCATTACGTTTCAAGATAAGCCCATAAGTGCTTTTTATTCTGCGAGTAATGGTGGAATAACAGAAAGTAATAAAAATGTATGGGGTGGCAGTCCAAGCCCATATTTCCCTATCAAACAAGATCCTTATGATCCCATTAAACCCTGGGATTTTACATTACATAAAACACAAATAGATTTGGAAGAAATCAGATCGAAGGGTTGGAACGAGTTAAAGGAGAAAGATGGTAAAATTAGTGTATCTATTAAAAAATGGCTTAATCGAAATGGGTATGAAGGTGACATAAAAATTTTAAGTATTCCTTATTTTGAAGTCGATAATATTAAAAATGAATCAAAAAGGTCAATGAAAGGCTCAATCCAAATCGAATTCATGAGAAGGTTGATTGATGGCACTATTTTATTCGAAGAAGTCTCAATGGATCATGTTGAATTAAAAAAAATACGACCGATGATAGGTGGAAGCCATTTTAGAAGTTATCTAATAAGTTCGTTTGAAATGACCCCAACTTCTTATAAAGTAAGTGGCAAAGGTCATGGCCATGGAGTTGGGATGAGTCAATGGGGTGCAAACGAAATGGCAGAGAAGGGGAAAACCTACAAAGAAATTTTAGGGCACTATTATCCTGGTACTCAAGTTAAAGTCACCAAAACCTTTCCAGATAATTAA
- a CDS encoding VOC family protein, translated as MIKYKSLHHVSLTVTDLERAKDFYGKVLCLNEIPRPDFDFSGAWYEIEGQQLHLIVDPFSQTIRQDKSLSSREGHFALRIENYYDTLTWLKQNKVELLEKPYGKSGFAQIFCADPDGNLIELNVNQKEL; from the coding sequence TTGATTAAATATAAAAGTCTTCATCATGTAAGTCTTACTGTTACAGATTTGGAAAGAGCAAAAGATTTCTATGGGAAAGTTTTATGTTTAAATGAAATACCACGCCCAGATTTTGATTTTTCAGGTGCCTGGTATGAAATAGAGGGACAGCAACTCCACTTGATCGTTGATCCTTTTTCACAGACGATTCGTCAGGATAAAAGCTTATCTAGCAGAGAAGGTCACTTTGCCCTTAGAATCGAGAACTACTATGACACACTTACATGGTTAAAACAGAATAAAGTTGAACTCCTTGAAAAACCATACGGAAAAAGTGGATTTGCGCAAATTTTCTGTGCTGATCCGGATGGTAATTTAATTGAATTAAATGTTAATCAAAAAGAATTATAA